One genomic window of Kosmotoga olearia TBF 19.5.1 includes the following:
- the glnA gene encoding type I glutamate--ammonia ligase produces the protein MKDSLRKYVGNIDFIDLKVIDIIGRVRHVILPGDRLTDELFEEGVGFDASNFGYSSIENSDMIMLPDPDTAFEDPFFERKTLSFFCDVLRTEDRKPFEHYPRNVLRATLEKLKSIGAADAMLGPELEFHIFEGMSYRVSENQAYFKVDVAEGFWNSGEFSNANVVERKMGYHRCPPADAMANFRNEAVMIMNSIGIPVKYHHHEVSSAQHEIEFRFQNALNSADSIILARYILQNLASRYNLKVTFMPKPLFEEAGNGMHIHQYLVDGTGKNLFAGDIYCGLGEMALQYTSGILKHSLTGALLAFTNPSTNSYRRLVPGFEAPICAVFAKGNRSAAVRIPGYVKDKHKARIEFRTIDASCNPYYGIAAMLLAGVDGVKQKLDHKELGFGPIETNIYNMNDEYRNKIRFFPSSLEESLRGLKEDNEFLKPGFPDELIRQWILVKEEEARYVNSVPSPAEYQLYFDL, from the coding sequence GGCGTTGGTTTTGATGCCTCCAACTTTGGTTATTCCTCTATAGAAAACAGCGATATGATAATGCTGCCGGATCCAGATACTGCCTTTGAAGATCCCTTCTTTGAGCGCAAAACCCTTTCTTTTTTCTGCGATGTTCTCAGAACAGAAGATCGCAAGCCCTTTGAACACTATCCCAGAAACGTTCTAAGAGCGACGCTTGAGAAACTGAAATCCATTGGAGCTGCAGATGCGATGCTAGGCCCGGAACTGGAATTTCACATCTTTGAAGGAATGAGTTACAGAGTTTCGGAAAATCAGGCTTATTTTAAGGTCGATGTTGCCGAAGGTTTCTGGAATAGCGGAGAGTTTTCAAATGCGAATGTTGTTGAGCGGAAGATGGGATATCATAGGTGCCCCCCTGCGGATGCCATGGCGAATTTCAGAAACGAAGCCGTTATGATTATGAATTCGATTGGAATTCCAGTTAAATACCATCATCATGAAGTGAGTTCTGCGCAACACGAAATAGAGTTTCGTTTTCAAAATGCCTTGAATAGTGCAGATTCAATAATCCTTGCCAGGTACATTCTTCAAAACCTGGCTTCCCGTTACAACCTAAAGGTTACCTTTATGCCCAAACCGCTTTTCGAGGAAGCCGGAAACGGTATGCACATTCACCAGTACCTTGTAGATGGAACAGGTAAAAACCTGTTCGCCGGTGATATTTATTGTGGACTTGGGGAAATGGCTTTACAGTACACCTCGGGGATTCTGAAACATTCGTTGACTGGAGCGCTTCTGGCCTTTACCAACCCATCGACTAACTCTTACAGAAGGCTCGTTCCAGGATTCGAAGCGCCTATATGTGCTGTTTTTGCTAAGGGGAACAGAAGCGCGGCTGTAAGAATTCCTGGTTACGTTAAAGATAAGCATAAAGCAAGGATAGAATTCAGGACGATAGACGCCAGCTGCAATCCATACTATGGAATAGCGGCCATGCTGCTTGCGGGTGTGGACGGAGTCAAACAGAAACTCGACCATAAAGAGCTTGGATTTGGTCCCATCGAAACCAATATCTACAACATGAACGACGAATATAGAAATAAGATCCGCTTCTTTCCTTCAAGTTTAGAAGAATCATTAAGAGGTCTTAAGGAAGACAATGAGTTTTTGAAACCCGGTTTTCCGGATGAGCTTATCAGGCAATGGATTTTAGTGAAGGAAGAAGAAGCGAGATATGTCAACAGCGTGCCAAGTCCCGCGGAATACCAGCTTTATTTTGACCTTTGA
- a CDS encoding FKBP-type peptidyl-prolyl cis-trans isomerase encodes MPEAKKGDTVKVHYTGRFEDGEIFDSSTGKEPLEFTIGKGEVIPGFEEAIIGMNTGESKTVKIPPEKAYGPRYDELVLTVERSRFPDDMEPQLGQQLQLRQPDGRTFIVTITDINETAVTLDANHPLAGKDLVFEINLIEIV; translated from the coding sequence ATGCCAGAAGCAAAAAAGGGCGACACCGTAAAAGTACATTATACCGGAAGATTCGAGGACGGAGAGATCTTTGATTCCTCCACTGGAAAAGAGCCGTTAGAATTCACCATCGGTAAAGGAGAGGTAATTCCCGGATTTGAAGAAGCGATCATAGGAATGAATACAGGGGAATCGAAGACAGTAAAAATTCCACCGGAAAAAGCTTATGGTCCTCGATACGATGAACTCGTTTTGACGGTTGAACGTTCACGTTTTCCGGATGATATGGAGCCACAGTTAGGTCAACAACTTCAGTTGAGACAACCGGATGGCAGAACCTTCATAGTAACCATCACCGACATCAACGAAACAGCGGTAACGCTCGATGCGAACCACCCACTAGCGGGAAAAGATCTCGTATTTGAAATCAACCTCATAGAGATCGTTTGA
- a CDS encoding L-Ala-D/L-Glu epimerase, translating into MGKIVDVKFLVKEYDYEKPFHIANNISTSSTNVEVQIVLDNGLVGYGEAAPSYRVNGERVETFPSLEPFVKEQLIGMDVRNYKRIFDIMDGLRCASSLKAAVQFAALDAISVESGLPVHQLLGGAKDEIETDKTVSIDTIENMVKDAKEIYDSGFRVIKIKVGENLKKDIETLEAIAEVTKEAKYIVDANTGYTPKEAIAFAKALYSKGIDIDVFEQPVPAESIEGLKLVRFNSPFPVAADESARTRYDVLRLIREEAVDFVNIKLMKSGISDALAIVEMANTAKIQLMIGCMGESSVGINQSVQFALGTGAFVFHDLDSHLMLKEEQFRGKFKQDGPKMIVR; encoded by the coding sequence ATGGGAAAGATAGTCGATGTGAAGTTTTTGGTAAAGGAATACGATTATGAAAAACCCTTTCATATCGCCAACAACATCTCAACCAGCAGCACAAATGTAGAAGTGCAGATAGTACTTGACAATGGTCTAGTTGGTTATGGAGAAGCTGCCCCATCTTACAGGGTGAACGGAGAACGAGTTGAAACCTTCCCGTCTCTGGAGCCTTTTGTTAAAGAACAACTTATTGGAATGGATGTAAGAAATTACAAGCGCATCTTTGACATCATGGATGGCTTGCGCTGCGCTTCCAGTTTAAAAGCTGCTGTGCAATTCGCTGCTCTGGATGCCATTAGCGTTGAAAGCGGGTTGCCTGTACATCAACTGTTAGGCGGAGCAAAAGACGAAATAGAAACAGATAAAACCGTCAGCATCGATACCATAGAAAACATGGTCAAAGACGCGAAGGAAATATACGATTCAGGATTCCGCGTGATAAAGATAAAGGTCGGGGAAAATCTGAAGAAGGATATTGAGACGCTGGAAGCTATCGCTGAAGTGACAAAGGAAGCAAAATACATTGTAGACGCGAACACGGGTTATACCCCCAAGGAAGCCATTGCGTTTGCAAAGGCCCTCTATTCCAAAGGCATAGATATAGACGTATTCGAACAACCCGTACCGGCTGAAAGTATAGAAGGGCTAAAATTGGTCAGGTTCAATTCACCTTTCCCAGTCGCGGCCGACGAAAGCGCAAGAACAAGATACGACGTTTTGAGACTCATACGGGAAGAAGCCGTTGATTTTGTGAATATAAAGCTGATGAAGTCAGGAATCTCCGACGCCCTTGCCATCGTGGAAATGGCGAATACCGCGAAGATTCAGTTGATGATAGGTTGTATGGGTGAATCCAGTGTTGGAATAAATCAGAGCGTTCAATTTGCGCTGGGAACAGGAGCCTTCGTATTCCATGACCTCGATTCTCACCTGATGCTTAAAGAAGAGCAATTTAGAGGAAAGTTTAAACAGGATGGGCCGAAGATGATTGTTCGTTAA
- a CDS encoding transglutaminase-like domain-containing protein, with protein MNFLVVPLFEELKREETLGNFKKAKNMISERLDSSSLPSLLRKRLEFELERIDRVIKNYPFTEEAAKKKLFDSIKDFSEEEYMMLMDKGILDYIIIEGEKRFEERFFENLVFALQEYKSRVKQNEKLKKAREILHKRIEALLAGDKPKTYRVTAEIKVSPKLEKIRGKKVRCWLPFPKVEAQVIEAKLLETSHSEYFIAPNEAPHRTIYMEDELRDGLEFRVRFEYVIREQFNSIDPEKVKTSFVPKFSEYLLEEPPHIVFTPYLKNLTEEIVGDELNPYLRAKKIYEWITHNVRYSYMHPYALYENIPMFVATNLKGDCGAQAVLFITMCRIAGIPARWQSGWYANPIFASPHDWTMFYVEPYGWLPADLSFGGIRTDKPEEISKFYFGNLDAFRMVANSKFMADFQPAKNFWRSDPYDNQVGELETELENIYNDAFTYEMKVLSFEEI; from the coding sequence GTGAATTTTCTTGTCGTTCCTCTCTTCGAAGAATTGAAACGGGAAGAAACATTGGGAAACTTCAAGAAAGCAAAAAACATGATTTCAGAAAGGTTGGATTCTTCATCACTCCCATCTTTACTCAGAAAACGCCTTGAATTTGAACTCGAAAGAATTGACAGGGTAATCAAAAACTATCCCTTCACCGAAGAAGCTGCTAAGAAAAAACTTTTTGACTCAATTAAGGATTTTTCCGAGGAAGAATACATGATGTTGATGGATAAGGGAATACTGGACTACATCATCATTGAGGGTGAAAAGAGATTCGAAGAGAGATTTTTCGAGAACCTTGTTTTCGCCTTGCAAGAATACAAAAGCAGGGTAAAACAAAATGAAAAATTAAAAAAAGCACGTGAGATTCTACACAAGCGCATTGAAGCTCTGTTAGCCGGAGATAAGCCGAAAACATACAGAGTTACGGCAGAAATAAAGGTATCTCCAAAACTGGAGAAGATAAGGGGGAAGAAAGTTAGATGCTGGTTGCCTTTCCCAAAAGTTGAGGCTCAGGTCATTGAAGCAAAGCTGCTTGAAACAAGCCACAGTGAATATTTTATAGCACCCAACGAAGCTCCTCACCGTACCATTTATATGGAAGATGAACTCAGGGATGGTCTTGAGTTCCGAGTGAGATTCGAGTATGTGATAAGAGAGCAATTCAACTCTATAGACCCGGAGAAAGTAAAAACGTCCTTCGTACCAAAATTTTCTGAATACCTTCTGGAAGAACCACCTCACATTGTTTTTACCCCTTATCTGAAGAATCTTACAGAAGAAATAGTTGGGGACGAATTGAATCCGTATTTGAGGGCAAAAAAGATATATGAATGGATCACGCACAATGTTCGTTATTCATACATGCATCCGTACGCTCTCTACGAGAATATCCCCATGTTCGTGGCAACCAATCTAAAAGGTGATTGTGGCGCTCAGGCCGTACTTTTTATAACAATGTGCAGGATAGCAGGAATCCCTGCAAGATGGCAATCCGGGTGGTATGCCAACCCTATTTTCGCCTCCCCGCACGATTGGACGATGTTCTATGTAGAACCGTACGGATGGCTTCCCGCTGACCTGTCTTTCGGTGGAATAAGAACTGATAAACCGGAAGAGATTTCAAAGTTTTATTTCGGGAACCTCGATGCTTTCAGAATGGTTGCAAATTCAAAATTTATGGCCGATTTTCAGCCTGCGAAGAATTTCTGGCGCTCAGATCCTTATGACAATCAGGTTGGAGAGCTGGAAACAGAACTTGAAAATATCTACAACGATGCTTTCACTTATGAAATGAAGGTACTTTCTTTCGAAGAGATTTGA
- a CDS encoding type III pantothenate kinase, which translates to MKLVADVGNTNTVFGIWNRGKILKNWRISTGRLETEDEMYVVLKQLLEAGNVDLKSIEDICVASVVPRLNSIFHYFGRKYLELDPVLVTAIDGIGVKWDVDFPSEIGADRVANVIGAHEFYGKDAIVIDTGTAITVDVLKDGAFIGGAILPGPMMAMRALFSKTAKLPEVDLFYVENHIGKNTEDNIRIGVVNGTYYALKAIISKVKEELGDKIPVIATGGNSPMFNIGNGFFDILDSDLTLKGIAVFCERVRKLEKNSAG; encoded by the coding sequence ATGAAGCTAGTTGCTGATGTTGGAAACACGAATACGGTGTTTGGCATATGGAACAGAGGAAAAATACTGAAAAATTGGAGAATATCTACCGGCAGGCTGGAAACGGAAGATGAGATGTACGTTGTTTTGAAACAGCTTCTTGAAGCCGGGAATGTTGATTTGAAGAGCATCGAAGATATATGCGTTGCGTCTGTTGTTCCAAGACTCAACAGTATTTTTCACTACTTTGGCAGAAAATACCTGGAACTTGATCCGGTGCTCGTTACCGCGATAGATGGAATCGGTGTGAAATGGGATGTCGATTTCCCATCCGAAATAGGCGCGGATAGGGTGGCAAACGTTATAGGGGCCCACGAGTTTTATGGTAAGGACGCCATAGTAATCGATACCGGAACAGCTATAACCGTAGATGTCCTGAAAGATGGCGCCTTCATAGGAGGAGCTATTTTACCCGGCCCTATGATGGCCATGAGAGCTTTGTTTTCAAAGACAGCTAAATTACCTGAGGTTGATTTGTTTTATGTAGAAAACCATATAGGGAAAAATACAGAAGACAATATAAGAATCGGTGTGGTAAACGGCACGTATTACGCTTTGAAGGCTATAATCTCCAAAGTAAAGGAAGAACTTGGCGATAAAATTCCCGTGATCGCAACCGGAGGTAATTCGCCAATGTTCAATATCGGAAATGGTTTTTTTGACATACTTGATTCCGATCTAACGCTAAAGGGAATCGCAGTTTTTTGCGAACGGGTGAGAAAACTTGAAAAAAATTCTGCTGGTTAA